CGGGTTCTCCGCCGCCGCTACGTACGTCAACGCCGCCGTCAACGTCGTCTTCCCGTGGTCCACGTGCCCAATCGTCCCCACGTTCACGTGAGGCTTCGTCCGGATAAACTCGCCCTTGGCCATGGTTCCTCCTCTTTCCTTGCACGCAAAGACCGCCCTGGGGGCCTTAGGCCCAGGGCAGACAAAAAGATGGAGCTCGCGGCCGGGCTCGAACCGGCGACCTCACCCTTACCAAGGGTGTGCTCTACCTGCTGAGCTACGCGAGCTCGTGGAGCGGGAGACGGGACTCGAACCCGCGACCCTCGGCTTGGGAAGCCGATGCTCTACCAACTGAGCTACTCCCGCATGGGGTGTGCGTGGGCACACCGTTTGGTGGGCAGGGCTGGATTCGAACCAGCGTAGGCGTGCGCCAACGGTTTTACAGACCGTCCCCTTTGGCCGCTCGGGCACCTGCCCACGCCCTCTTGTGGAGCCACCCAGGGGAGTTGAACCCCCAACCCCCCGATTACAAGTCGGGTGCTCTGCCTGTTGAGCTAGGGTGGCGGGACCGGGGATGGGACCCTGTCCGAGGGAATAGGCTAACACACCCCAGGGTGAGTGTCAAGATAAGGGCATGCGCATCGTACCTTTTGGCGCTACCCGGGAGGTGACGGGAAGCTGCCACCTCCTCTTGGCTGAGGGGCGGCGGGTGCTTCTGGACTGCGGGATGTTCCAGGGAAAGGAAGAGGAGAAAAACCTCGCCCCCTTCGGCTTTGACCCCAAGGGGGTGGAGGCGGTGATCCTCACCCACGCCCACCTGGACCACGTGGGCCGCCTCCCCAGGCTCTTCCGCGAGGGGTTTCGCGGGCCCGTCTACGCCACCCAAGCCACCCTCCTCCTGATGCGCATCGTCTTGCAGGACGCCCTAAAAGTGATGGAAAAGCCGTTTTTTGACGAGGAGGACGTGGAAGAGGTGTTCCGCCACACCAAGCCCCTGGAGTACGGGGAATGGCTCCGCCTGGGTAGCCTCACCCTTTCCCTCTCCCAGGCGGGCCACCTGCCCGGAAGCGGCTTCGTGGTGGCCCAAGGGGAGGGTAAGACCTTCGTGTACAGCGGGGACCTGGGCAACCGGGAAAAGGTGGTCCTCCCCGACCCTTCGCCTCCCCCTATGGCCGACCTCGTCCTCTGCGAGGGAACCTATGGCGATCGGCCCCACCGCTCCTTCGCCGCCACGGTGGAAGAGTTTTTGGAAATCCTCGGCCGGGTTTTAGGCCGCGGGGGTAAGGTCTATATCCCTTCCTTTGCCGTGGAGCGGGCGCAGGAGATCCTTTTCCTCCTTTATGAGAACGGCCACCGCCTGCCCAAGGCCCCCATCCTCCTGGACTCCCCCATGGCCGAACGGGTTTTGGAGTTATACCCGAGGCTCGTGCGCTACTTTAGCGAGGAGGTGCAGGACTACTTCCTAAAGGGCAAGAACCCCTTCCGCCCTCGAGGGCTTGTGGTAGCGGAAAACGCCGAGGCGTCCAAGGCCTTGGCCCAAGAACCCGGGCCCATGGTGGTCATCGCCGGAAGCGGGATGCTCTCGGGGGGGCGGATCCTCCACCACCTGAAGCACGGGCTGCCCGACCCTAAAAACGCCGTGGTCTTCGTGGGCTACCAGCCCCGGGGGGGCCTGGGAGCGGAG
This sequence is a window from Thermus sp. LT1-2-5. Protein-coding genes within it:
- a CDS encoding GTP-binding protein, with protein sequence MAKGEFIRTKPHVNVGTIGHVDHGKTTLTAALTYVAAAENP
- a CDS encoding MBL fold metallo-hydrolase, which encodes MRIVPFGATREVTGSCHLLLAEGRRVLLDCGMFQGKEEEKNLAPFGFDPKGVEAVILTHAHLDHVGRLPRLFREGFRGPVYATQATLLLMRIVLQDALKVMEKPFFDEEDVEEVFRHTKPLEYGEWLRLGSLTLSLSQAGHLPGSGFVVAQGEGKTFVYSGDLGNREKVVLPDPSPPPMADLVLCEGTYGDRPHRSFAATVEEFLEILGRVLGRGGKVYIPSFAVERAQEILFLLYENGHRLPKAPILLDSPMAERVLELYPRLVRYFSEEVQDYFLKGKNPFRPRGLVVAENAEASKALAQEPGPMVVIAGSGMLSGGRILHHLKHGLPDPKNAVVFVGYQPRGGLGAEIIARPERVRILGQEVPLRAEVHTLGGFSGHAGQDELLDWLQGQPRVVLVHGEEEKLLALGKLLALRGQEVSLGSFGEGVAV